In a genomic window of Demequina muriae:
- a CDS encoding RNA polymerase sigma factor has protein sequence MTTSPTAADALTRVAREEGGRILALLADRVHDLDLAEESIQDAYLRAATAWTTGGVPDNPAAWLYTVARNSAIDRWRRAQSAQRRASASAPLLGLAPAEDDDCRPIEEFTEVGDEQLRLMLLCCHPALARDVQVALTLRLVGGLTTAEIAAAYLVPEATIAQRIVRAKRKIRAARIPLVIPADLSERAETLATVLSLIFNEGYLASTADAGTLTRAQLADQAIRLTATAADALPGEPELGGLLALQLFHRSREAARVDADGVLVPLAEQDRANWDHGMIAKGHRVLAMAMAQRQLGPWQVQALIAAEHASGAARWDRIVRLYDLLMRMAPSPVVALNRAVAVAESEGPVTGLAAIDGVPGLDTFHLRHAARGHLLGRLGRTAEARQAWERAAALTHNPSEVAFARSRLAQLDGDEPGGRQEAVPSSRIET, from the coding sequence GTGACGACGTCACCGACTGCGGCCGATGCGCTCACACGCGTCGCGCGCGAGGAGGGCGGGAGGATCCTCGCCCTCCTCGCTGACCGCGTCCATGACCTGGATCTGGCGGAGGAGAGCATCCAGGACGCCTACCTCAGAGCGGCCACAGCGTGGACCACGGGCGGTGTGCCCGACAACCCCGCGGCGTGGCTCTACACCGTGGCTCGCAATAGTGCGATCGACCGGTGGAGGCGCGCTCAGAGCGCGCAACGGCGCGCATCGGCTTCCGCTCCGCTGCTGGGGCTTGCCCCAGCAGAAGATGACGACTGCCGCCCCATCGAAGAGTTCACCGAGGTCGGCGACGAGCAACTGCGGCTGATGCTGCTCTGCTGCCACCCAGCCCTCGCACGGGATGTTCAGGTGGCGCTGACGCTCCGCCTCGTGGGCGGACTCACCACTGCCGAGATCGCCGCGGCCTATCTGGTGCCAGAGGCGACGATCGCGCAGCGCATCGTCCGCGCCAAGCGCAAGATCAGGGCGGCGCGCATTCCGCTGGTGATCCCTGCGGATCTGTCCGAGCGTGCCGAGACCCTGGCCACGGTGCTCTCACTGATCTTCAACGAGGGGTATCTCGCCAGCACCGCGGACGCCGGCACGCTCACGCGGGCGCAGCTTGCGGACCAGGCGATCCGGCTGACGGCGACTGCCGCCGACGCTTTGCCAGGAGAGCCCGAGCTGGGGGGCTTGCTTGCGCTGCAACTGTTTCACCGCTCGCGGGAGGCGGCGCGCGTCGACGCCGACGGGGTGCTCGTGCCTCTCGCCGAGCAGGATCGGGCGAACTGGGACCACGGCATGATCGCCAAAGGGCATCGCGTGCTGGCCATGGCCATGGCGCAGCGTCAGCTCGGACCGTGGCAGGTGCAGGCTCTCATAGCGGCCGAGCACGCGTCTGGCGCCGCCCGATGGGACCGCATCGTCCGGCTGTATGACCTGCTCATGCGAATGGCCCCGAGCCCGGTGGTGGCCCTCAATCGTGCCGTCGCGGTCGCGGAGTCGGAGGGCCCCGTCACAGGGCTTGCCGCCATCGATGGGGTGCCCGGACTCGACACCTTTCACCTGCGTCACGCGGCGCGGGGGCACCTGCTTGGCAGACTGGGGCGCACGGCCGAGGCCAGACAGGCGTGGGAACGTGCGGCAGCGTTGACCCACAATCCGTCAGAGGTGGCATTCGCCCGCTCGCGTCTAGCGCAGTTGGACGGCGATGAGCCGGGCGGGCGCCAGGAGGCCGTACCGAGCAGCCGCATCGAGACCTAG
- a CDS encoding YciI family protein, whose translation MRYLLIIASDPTLPSPEPGDPEFDEYMKGWADYNEELTAAGALVAGEALLPTETATTVRHKDGATQVLDGPFVELKEHLGGFYLIDVDTLDDAIEWARKLPVGEGAVEVRPIMDVSAFM comes from the coding sequence TTGCGCTACCTGTTGATCATCGCTTCTGACCCCACGTTGCCGTCGCCCGAGCCGGGTGACCCAGAGTTCGATGAGTACATGAAGGGTTGGGCCGACTACAACGAGGAACTGACGGCCGCTGGGGCACTCGTCGCGGGCGAGGCGCTGCTGCCGACCGAGACCGCGACCACCGTGCGTCACAAGGACGGCGCCACGCAGGTGCTCGACGGGCCGTTCGTGGAGCTCAAGGAGCACCTCGGCGGCTTCTACCTCATCGACGTCGACACGCTCGACGATGCGATCGAGTGGGCCCGCAAGCTCCCGGTCGGCGAGGGCGCCGTCGAGGTGCGGCCGATCATGGACGTGTCGGCGTTCATGTGA
- a CDS encoding TrmH family RNA methyltransferase, with the protein MSEQPGDSAPDHGVGPFPGGEGAWPSDPRLDPELLRDGDRRNVVDAYRYWRHDAIVADLDERRHPFHVAIENWQHDFNIGSVVRTANAFLANEVHIVGRRRWNRRGAMVTDRYQHVRHHGSVEDFVGWAEREGLPVIGIDNLPGSVPLETAALPQACVLVFGQESTGLTGPMREAAEATLAIGQYGSTRSINAGAAAAIAMHTWIRQHGDVAAGHTAT; encoded by the coding sequence GTGAGCGAGCAGCCGGGCGACAGTGCCCCCGACCACGGCGTCGGACCCTTTCCAGGTGGCGAAGGGGCGTGGCCCTCGGACCCTCGACTCGATCCCGAACTGCTGCGCGACGGCGACCGACGCAATGTGGTGGACGCGTATCGCTACTGGCGGCACGACGCCATCGTCGCGGACCTCGACGAGCGGCGGCATCCGTTCCACGTGGCGATCGAGAACTGGCAGCACGACTTCAACATCGGCTCCGTGGTCCGCACCGCGAACGCCTTCCTCGCCAACGAGGTGCACATCGTCGGACGTCGGCGCTGGAATCGCCGAGGCGCCATGGTGACCGACCGCTATCAGCACGTGCGCCACCACGGCAGCGTGGAGGATTTCGTCGGGTGGGCGGAACGCGAGGGGCTGCCGGTGATTGGCATCGACAATCTGCCGGGCTCGGTTCCCCTCGAGACCGCCGCGCTGCCTCAGGCATGCGTCCTGGTGTTCGGGCAGGAGTCGACCGGGCTCACCGGTCCGATGCGCGAGGCGGCGGAGGCGACGCTCGCGATCGGGCAGTACGGGTCGACCCGATCGATCAACGCGGGCGCCGCGGCCGCCATCGCGATGCACACGTGGATACGTCAGCATGGAGACGTGGCCGCGGGACACACGGCAACGTGA
- a CDS encoding LemA family protein, translated as MEWFFIALGAIVVIIVIWAIAQYNALVRLRNLVQEAWRQIDVELQRRHDLIPNLVETVKGYAKHERETLEAVTQARTIAAAPGSTPAEQAQQENVLTQALGRLFAVAEAYPDLKADQNFMQLQQELTNTEDRVAAARRFYNANVRALNTKIETFPVNVIAGMFSFTREEYFETEDPAARQAPDVQF; from the coding sequence ATGGAGTGGTTCTTCATCGCGCTCGGCGCGATCGTCGTCATCATCGTCATCTGGGCGATCGCGCAGTACAACGCCCTCGTCAGGCTCAGGAATCTCGTTCAGGAGGCCTGGCGTCAGATCGACGTCGAGCTGCAGCGGCGCCACGATCTGATCCCCAACCTCGTCGAGACTGTCAAGGGCTACGCGAAGCACGAGCGCGAGACCCTCGAGGCGGTCACACAGGCGCGCACGATCGCCGCCGCTCCTGGCTCGACTCCCGCAGAGCAGGCGCAGCAGGAGAACGTGCTGACTCAGGCGCTCGGCCGGCTGTTCGCCGTCGCGGAGGCGTACCCGGACCTGAAGGCGGACCAGAACTTCATGCAGCTCCAGCAGGAGCTCACGAACACCGAGGACCGAGTCGCGGCCGCGCGACGGTTCTACAACGCGAACGTGCGCGCCCTCAACACCAAGATCGAGACTTTCCCCGTCAACGTGATCGCCGGGATGTTCTCCTTCACCCGCGAGGAATACTTCGAGACCGAGGACCCGGCAGCGCGCCAGGCGCCTGACGTTCAGTTCTGA
- the pyrE gene encoding orotate phosphoribosyltransferase, whose amino-acid sequence MTTGTPREQLRDLITDLAVVHGHITLASGKEADYYVDLRRITLHHRAAPLVGHVLLDHLEVAGFGPADIDAVGGLTLGADPVATALVHAAASRGLDLDAFVVRKENKAHGLQRRIEGPDIAGRTVVAVEDTSTTGGSVLTAVEAIRAAGATVAAVAVIVDRDTGARERIEAEGLPYLSLFGLEDLGLS is encoded by the coding sequence ATGACCACCGGCACACCGCGCGAGCAGCTGCGCGACCTCATCACCGACCTCGCCGTGGTGCACGGCCACATCACCCTCGCCTCCGGCAAGGAGGCCGACTACTACGTCGACCTGCGACGCATCACCCTTCACCACCGCGCGGCTCCGCTCGTCGGCCACGTGCTGCTCGACCACCTCGAGGTGGCGGGGTTCGGCCCGGCAGACATCGACGCCGTGGGCGGCCTCACCCTGGGCGCCGACCCCGTCGCGACCGCACTGGTGCACGCCGCCGCGTCGCGGGGGCTCGACCTGGACGCATTCGTCGTGCGCAAGGAGAACAAGGCGCACGGGCTGCAGCGCCGCATCGAGGGCCCCGACATCGCAGGCCGCACCGTCGTGGCCGTCGAGGACACCTCCACCACGGGCGGGTCGGTGCTCACCGCCGTCGAGGCGATCAGGGCCGCGGGCGCGACCGTCGCCGCGGTCGCGGTGATCGTCGACCGTGACACCGGCGCTCGCGAGCGCATCGAGGCAGAGGGACTGCCGTACCTGTCGCTCTTCGGCCTCGAGGATCTCGGCCTGTCCTGA
- a CDS encoding SDR family NAD(P)-dependent oxidoreductase: MATALITGASRGLGEEFAWQLATARHDVVLVARDRDRLSELADTIRGAAGVRAEVLVADLATEDGQEAVAERLASEDEPVSLLVNNAGYGLGRGILSTTWEEEKAALDVLVTAPLRLSQVAAKSMTVRGHGAILNVSSVAAHLGNSTYAAHKRWVRDFTEALAGQLHGTGVSATAVLPGLVRTEFHDGPDLEYMKSEYPDAAWISSEAVVEAALAGVRRKAVVVTPSLRYAAGVGLLRMLPKSATRRSGSLRRG, encoded by the coding sequence ATGGCTACCGCACTGATCACCGGAGCGAGCAGGGGGCTGGGCGAGGAATTCGCCTGGCAGCTGGCGACGGCACGACACGACGTCGTGCTCGTGGCTCGCGACCGCGACCGACTCTCCGAACTCGCCGACACCATCCGCGGCGCCGCCGGCGTGCGCGCCGAGGTGCTCGTTGCCGACCTCGCGACCGAGGACGGGCAGGAGGCGGTCGCCGAACGGCTCGCCTCGGAGGATGAGCCGGTGAGCCTGCTGGTCAACAACGCGGGCTACGGACTGGGCCGCGGCATCCTGTCGACCACGTGGGAAGAGGAGAAGGCGGCCCTGGACGTGCTGGTGACGGCGCCGCTGCGACTGTCCCAGGTCGCGGCGAAGTCCATGACGGTCCGTGGTCACGGCGCGATTCTCAACGTCTCCTCCGTAGCCGCGCATCTCGGCAACAGCACGTATGCGGCGCACAAGCGATGGGTGCGGGACTTCACCGAGGCGCTCGCCGGCCAGCTGCACGGCACCGGAGTCTCCGCCACCGCGGTGCTGCCGGGCCTGGTGCGCACCGAGTTCCACGATGGTCCCGATCTCGAGTACATGAAGAGCGAGTACCCCGATGCGGCATGGATCTCATCGGAGGCCGTGGTCGAGGCCGCGCTCGCGGGCGTGCGTCGCAAAGCCGTCGTCGTGACGCCGAGTCTGCGCTATGCCGCAGGCGTGGGACTGCTGCGGATGCTGCCCAAGTCGGCCACGCGTCGCTCGGGCTCGCTGCGCCGCGGCTGA
- a CDS encoding exodeoxyribonuclease III gives MRLATWNVNSVRARSDRVVDWLQRSDTDVLAMQEIKCKPEQFPLAAFEAAGYEVALHGLNQWNGVAIASRVGLSDVVTQFPGQPAFGKPDAEPLVEARAIGATAGGVRVWSLYVPNGRGLTDPHYAYKLAFLNALREAAAEWKDAPTALAGDWNVAPTSEDIWSEEDADAATHVSAAAREAFASFADAGYVELSRRHLPEPHTYTFWDYQQLRFPRGEGMRIDFIYGSQPLADITTGVTIVRDERKGKGASDHVPVVAEIDVP, from the coding sequence ATGCGTCTCGCCACCTGGAATGTGAACTCCGTCCGCGCCCGCTCCGACCGCGTCGTGGACTGGCTCCAGCGCTCGGACACCGACGTGCTGGCGATGCAGGAGATCAAGTGCAAGCCCGAGCAGTTCCCGCTCGCGGCGTTCGAAGCCGCGGGGTACGAGGTCGCGCTGCACGGCCTGAACCAGTGGAATGGCGTCGCCATCGCGTCGCGCGTGGGGCTGTCCGACGTCGTGACCCAGTTCCCGGGGCAGCCCGCCTTCGGGAAGCCCGACGCCGAACCGCTGGTCGAGGCCCGCGCCATCGGCGCCACAGCGGGTGGCGTGCGCGTCTGGAGCCTGTACGTGCCCAACGGTCGCGGCCTCACCGACCCGCACTACGCGTACAAGCTCGCGTTCCTGAATGCGCTGCGGGAAGCCGCCGCCGAGTGGAAGGACGCGCCGACCGCGCTGGCGGGCGACTGGAACGTCGCCCCCACCTCCGAGGACATCTGGTCAGAGGAGGACGCGGACGCCGCCACGCACGTATCGGCGGCTGCTCGCGAGGCCTTCGCCTCGTTCGCCGACGCCGGCTACGTCGAACTGTCACGGCGCCACCTGCCGGAGCCGCACACCTATACCTTCTGGGACTACCAGCAGCTGCGGTTCCCGCGCGGCGAGGGCATGCGCATCGACTTCATCTACGGGTCGCAGCCACTCGCGGACATCACCACCGGCGTCACGATTGTGCGCGACGAGCGCAAGGGCAAGGGCGCGTCCGATCACGTGCCGGTCGTCGCCGAGATCGACGTGCCGTGA
- a CDS encoding septum formation family protein has translation MSSDFAPPPGPGRAPEPTSSRGSASGSADAPDSPRRRSLLRSGGGVALAAWIAIGAGLALLVGISWSAALAWSDRELATADIGATGDLHPLQLVPGMCLDGVGDDGAVGDAAVVPCDAPHRAEVFTSVMFSVAKFPGEDEIGAESLELCGDRIEGLLPDGSSWVAWAPSEASWARGDRVALCIAVFDSPREEPLSPAGIDAAEGDEPVNDGQDA, from the coding sequence GTGAGCAGCGACTTCGCTCCGCCGCCGGGGCCCGGCCGGGCTCCGGAGCCGACGTCATCGCGCGGCAGCGCCTCCGGCTCGGCCGATGCGCCAGACAGCCCGCGCCGTCGCAGCCTGCTGCGCTCGGGTGGGGGAGTCGCCCTCGCCGCCTGGATCGCCATTGGCGCGGGACTCGCGCTCCTGGTCGGCATCTCCTGGTCGGCGGCTCTCGCATGGTCGGACCGCGAGCTCGCCACCGCGGACATCGGCGCGACGGGCGACCTGCACCCCCTGCAGCTGGTGCCGGGCATGTGCCTGGACGGCGTGGGCGACGATGGCGCCGTCGGCGACGCCGCCGTCGTGCCCTGCGACGCGCCCCATAGGGCGGAGGTGTTCACCTCGGTGATGTTCTCCGTCGCCAAGTTTCCCGGTGAGGACGAGATCGGCGCGGAGTCGCTCGAGCTGTGCGGCGACCGCATCGAAGGGCTGCTCCCGGACGGCTCGTCGTGGGTCGCGTGGGCGCCGTCGGAGGCGTCCTGGGCGCGGGGCGACCGAGTCGCGCTGTGCATCGCCGTGTTCGACTCTCCCCGCGAGGAGCCGCTCAGCCCCGCCGGCATCGACGCCGCGGAGGGCGACGAGCCCGTGAACGACGGCCAGGACGCCTGA
- a CDS encoding response regulator transcription factor encodes MEAQRRIALVEDHALIARGFSDLIAQAPDLDLVAAVGSVAELCGIDPPPTLVVLDLRLADGSHPAANIAAIHALGAYVLIHTGGEDRALVQAAARSGALGLVRKSSDPATLLTAIRRAVRGEAVFNTDWASAIDSDAELANAKLSEREQTVLSMYASGETAASVASELGITRDTVTDYVKAIRRKYGSVGRPATSRVDLYRRAVEDGILE; translated from the coding sequence ATGGAGGCGCAGCGTCGGATCGCGCTGGTGGAGGACCACGCCCTCATCGCACGCGGCTTCAGCGACTTGATCGCGCAGGCCCCCGATCTCGACCTCGTGGCCGCCGTGGGATCCGTCGCGGAGCTGTGCGGAATCGACCCGCCGCCCACGCTCGTCGTCCTCGACCTCAGGCTCGCAGACGGCTCCCATCCCGCCGCCAACATCGCGGCGATCCACGCCCTGGGCGCCTATGTGCTGATCCACACCGGCGGCGAGGACCGGGCCCTCGTGCAGGCCGCCGCCCGATCCGGTGCGCTGGGCCTGGTCCGCAAGTCGTCCGACCCTGCCACTCTGCTGACCGCGATCCGCCGCGCCGTGCGTGGCGAGGCGGTCTTCAACACGGACTGGGCCTCCGCGATCGACTCCGATGCAGAGCTGGCGAACGCGAAGCTCTCGGAGCGGGAGCAGACCGTGCTCAGCATGTACGCCTCGGGCGAGACCGCCGCCTCGGTCGCCTCCGAGCTCGGCATCACTCGCGACACCGTCACGGACTACGTCAAGGCGATACGCCGCAAGTACGGCAGCGTGGGGCGCCCTGCGACATCACGCGTCGACCTCTATCGGCGCGCCGTCGAGGACGGCATTCTCGAGTGA
- a CDS encoding ATP-binding protein has translation MTTDVHSARERMERVVYTASGIGAIVFGALLVTGPSGFVEQRTQLLPWFWSLSWTFAVLIPMSLILVTRISVTAARMVARAAVIGFVASQLLWVPAMTVPTLAESGDPWLQGINALPSTLAVVAWRTRWAWSVPLMQGPIVAIVQIQASSSPALDAVLNGLGATLFCSILAGTAMAVVRAADLQDDAAERARAQASIDARRRTRERELGRIDAIVHDDIMSVLVTASRAETPPTLAVQAKRALDAVTEIASPERDAPTEYTPSEVVALLRATASEVVPDLDLEYELRGGASVPGAAVAGLAEALGEALRNAVRHAGEGATIHATAAVDDDAVVVTVEDDGRGFDRQSVPAARLGIRVSIEDRMSAVAGGVASIASRPGSGTWVTLMWTRP, from the coding sequence GTGACCACCGACGTCCATTCCGCCCGGGAGCGCATGGAGCGTGTGGTCTACACCGCGTCCGGCATCGGAGCGATCGTGTTCGGCGCGCTCCTCGTGACGGGACCCAGCGGGTTCGTGGAGCAGCGCACGCAGCTCCTGCCCTGGTTCTGGTCCCTGTCCTGGACGTTCGCCGTGCTGATCCCCATGTCGCTGATCCTCGTCACCCGCATCTCCGTGACGGCGGCACGGATGGTGGCTCGCGCCGCCGTCATCGGGTTCGTGGCTTCGCAGTTGCTGTGGGTGCCGGCGATGACGGTGCCCACGCTCGCGGAGTCTGGCGACCCGTGGCTGCAGGGCATCAATGCCCTGCCGTCGACTCTCGCGGTGGTCGCGTGGCGCACGCGCTGGGCGTGGTCGGTGCCCCTGATGCAGGGGCCGATCGTGGCCATCGTGCAGATCCAGGCAAGCTCGTCTCCAGCTCTCGACGCGGTCCTGAACGGCCTCGGCGCGACGCTGTTCTGCTCGATCCTCGCGGGCACGGCGATGGCCGTGGTGCGCGCCGCCGACCTTCAGGACGATGCGGCGGAACGCGCACGGGCGCAGGCATCGATCGACGCTCGGCGGCGCACCAGGGAACGGGAGCTGGGGCGCATCGACGCCATCGTCCACGACGACATCATGTCCGTGCTGGTGACCGCGTCACGGGCGGAGACCCCGCCCACGCTCGCCGTGCAGGCGAAGCGTGCCCTCGATGCCGTCACGGAGATCGCGTCCCCCGAACGCGACGCTCCCACCGAGTACACGCCGAGCGAAGTCGTCGCGCTGCTGCGCGCCACGGCGAGCGAGGTGGTCCCCGATCTCGACCTCGAGTACGAGCTGCGCGGCGGCGCCAGCGTGCCCGGGGCGGCGGTCGCCGGTCTCGCAGAGGCGCTCGGAGAGGCGCTTCGCAACGCCGTGCGACACGCTGGCGAGGGCGCGACCATCCACGCCACGGCTGCGGTGGATGACGATGCCGTGGTGGTCACGGTCGAGGATGACGGCCGCGGCTTCGACCGGCAGAGCGTGCCTGCGGCGCGGCTAGGCATCCGTGTGAGCATCGAGGATCGGATGTCCGCCGTCGCAGGAGGCGTGGCCTCAATCGCGTCGCGGCCAGGCAGCGGCACCTGGGTCACCCTGATGTGGACGCGCCCATGA
- a CDS encoding SHOCT domain-containing protein: protein MEFLENFVSIMLYTLWIMVMISFFVIVIRIIMDVFRDRDLSGWGKAGWLILIALVPVLGSVIYLLARGTGMARRDVAAAQAIREAQVDYTKGLIEEAGGAAGQIRAAKELLDAGAITAAEYEALKAKALS from the coding sequence ATGGAATTCCTCGAGAACTTCGTGTCGATCATGCTGTACACCCTGTGGATCATGGTGATGATCTCGTTCTTCGTGATCGTGATCAGGATCATCATGGATGTGTTCCGCGATCGCGATCTGAGCGGGTGGGGCAAGGCCGGCTGGCTGATCCTCATCGCGCTCGTGCCCGTGCTGGGCAGCGTCATCTACTTGCTGGCCCGCGGGACGGGCATGGCCAGGCGCGACGTCGCGGCGGCGCAGGCGATCCGTGAGGCTCAGGTCGACTACACCAAGGGCCTGATCGAGGAGGCCGGGGGCGCTGCGGGACAGATCCGCGCGGCCAAGGAGCTGCTCGACGCGGGAGCCATCACCGCTGCGGAGTACGAGGCGCTCAAGGCGAAGGCCCTCAGCTAG
- a CDS encoding DUF885 domain-containing protein — protein sequence MSALITLADEYYAYRQTTDINRHLWDCSLEQLEHWEDVAPDAVAARQARLLEFADRADRLVIDEHDPMQLALRDSIAFTARSKAHQLTWDAELQAINPAMGLIPLAMVFISRFPLRTDEHGEQYLRKMSGLAPLVDDLVAALQAAALEGRVALARHLSASADALEAYLAAPVGEDDALTAQAPPLESTDPEDWKRRLAGIVEAEVRPALRRYVEAQRALAERGRDDDHPGLVHLDGGLEHYKDLVWAHTTLPLEPAEVHQLGLEVVTALEEEYRELAGPLLGTTDNAEIYARLRDDEEMHYHSGEDIVRDATRALERATEAAPEWFAHLPRSACVAVAITSGPVAFYSAPAADGSKPGEFFFNAADPSAWSTYELEAITYHESIPGHHLQFALHAESTTLHPVLRHLNVTAYLEGWGLYTERLADEMGLYTSDLSRVGMLAADSLRACRLVVDTGLHALRWTRQEAIDYMAAHCPLSIHQITAEVDRYIGQPGQALAYMIGRREIQAIRREAEPASEFDIREFHDQVLRYGMVPLTTLRTLVLG from the coding sequence ATGAGCGCTCTCATCACCCTCGCGGACGAGTACTACGCCTACCGTCAGACCACCGATATCAACCGTCACCTGTGGGACTGCTCGCTCGAGCAGCTCGAGCACTGGGAGGACGTCGCCCCGGACGCCGTCGCAGCCCGGCAGGCCCGCCTGCTGGAGTTCGCTGACCGTGCCGACCGGCTGGTCATCGACGAGCACGACCCGATGCAGCTCGCGCTGCGCGACTCGATCGCCTTCACTGCGCGGTCGAAGGCCCATCAGCTGACGTGGGATGCCGAGCTGCAGGCGATCAATCCCGCGATGGGGCTGATCCCGCTCGCCATGGTGTTCATCAGTCGCTTCCCGTTGCGCACGGACGAGCACGGCGAGCAGTACCTCCGGAAGATGAGCGGCCTCGCCCCGCTCGTGGACGACCTGGTGGCCGCGCTGCAGGCGGCGGCGCTCGAAGGGCGTGTGGCACTCGCCCGCCACCTGAGCGCATCGGCCGATGCGCTCGAGGCGTATCTGGCCGCGCCCGTGGGCGAGGACGATGCGCTGACGGCTCAGGCACCGCCGCTCGAGTCCACCGACCCGGAGGACTGGAAGCGCCGGCTGGCGGGCATCGTCGAGGCGGAGGTGCGGCCCGCGCTGCGCCGCTACGTCGAAGCGCAGCGGGCGCTGGCGGAGCGGGGCCGCGACGACGATCACCCCGGGCTGGTGCACCTCGACGGAGGCCTCGAGCACTATAAGGACCTGGTGTGGGCGCACACCACGCTGCCGCTCGAGCCCGCCGAGGTTCACCAGCTGGGCCTCGAGGTCGTCACGGCGCTGGAGGAGGAGTACCGCGAGCTCGCGGGGCCGCTGCTCGGCACCACGGACAACGCGGAGATCTATGCGCGGCTGCGGGACGACGAGGAGATGCACTACCACTCAGGCGAGGACATCGTCCGGGACGCGACCCGCGCACTCGAGCGCGCCACCGAGGCGGCCCCGGAGTGGTTCGCGCATCTGCCGCGATCCGCCTGCGTGGCGGTCGCGATCACCTCGGGTCCGGTGGCGTTCTACTCGGCGCCGGCGGCCGACGGCTCCAAGCCAGGCGAGTTCTTCTTCAACGCGGCTGACCCGAGCGCATGGTCGACCTACGAGCTCGAGGCGATCACCTATCACGAGTCGATTCCGGGCCACCACCTGCAGTTCGCGCTGCACGCCGAGTCCACCACGCTCCACCCGGTGCTGCGCCACCTGAACGTGACGGCATACCTCGAGGGATGGGGCCTGTACACGGAGCGCCTGGCGGACGAGATGGGGCTGTACACCTCGGACCTGTCGCGCGTGGGAATGCTGGCCGCCGACTCTCTGCGCGCCTGCCGCCTGGTGGTCGACACCGGGCTGCACGCTCTGCGGTGGACTCGCCAGGAGGCGATCGACTACATGGCAGCGCACTGCCCGCTCAGCATTCACCAGATCACCGCCGAGGTGGATCGCTACATCGGACAGCCGGGCCAGGCACTGGCCTACATGATCGGGCGCCGCGAGATCCAGGCGATCCGCCGTGAGGCCGAGCCGGCGTCGGAATTCGACATCCGCGAGTTCCACGATCAGGTGCTGCGGTACGGAATGGTGCCGCTGACGACGCTCCGCACTCTCGTGCTCGGATAG
- a CDS encoding GTP-binding protein, translated as MASQPSDAAVATPAPHTAPTVVKIVIAGGFAVGKTTFIGSISDIDPLNTEAAMTEKSIGIDDAGGVTDRKTTTTVAMDFGRIALPGSLWLYLFGTPGQDRFLFMWDDLVRGAIGAVVLVDTERLDQCFPAVDYFEGRGVPFVVCVNCFDGVARHTLEDVREALGIPEGTPIMYTDAREKAATKQALIAVVQLAMRQLSK; from the coding sequence ATGGCATCGCAGCCCTCTGACGCGGCGGTCGCGACCCCCGCGCCTCATACCGCCCCTACCGTCGTCAAGATCGTCATCGCCGGCGGCTTCGCGGTGGGTAAGACCACCTTCATCGGCTCGATCTCCGACATCGACCCGCTGAACACCGAAGCCGCTATGACGGAGAAGTCGATCGGCATCGACGATGCCGGCGGCGTGACCGACCGCAAGACCACCACCACGGTGGCCATGGACTTCGGGCGCATCGCGCTGCCCGGATCGCTGTGGCTGTACCTGTTCGGCACGCCTGGACAGGACCGCTTCCTGTTCATGTGGGACGACCTGGTGCGCGGCGCGATCGGCGCCGTGGTGCTCGTCGACACCGAGCGTCTCGACCAGTGCTTCCCGGCCGTCGACTACTTCGAAGGCCGCGGCGTGCCGTTCGTGGTGTGCGTCAACTGCTTCGACGGAGTCGCTCGCCACACGCTCGAGGACGTCCGTGAGGCGCTCGGAATCCCCGAGGGCACGCCCATCATGTACACGGACGCCCGCGAGAAGGCTGCGACCAAGCAGGCGCTCATCGCGGTGGTCCAGCTCGCGATGCGTCAGCTCTCGAAGTAG
- a CDS encoding DUF742 domain-containing protein: MTDAMTPYGDDETYAVRPYAVTGGRVSAASKDLPMEALVEARSDPQTLKGLTPEKKKILQLAAGEYQSIAELSAHTRLPLGVVRVLVTDLAEENLLTIYTGGTADDTSTHDESGGLSLSLLESVLDGIAAL, encoded by the coding sequence ATGACAGACGCGATGACGCCATACGGCGACGACGAGACCTACGCGGTCCGTCCGTACGCCGTCACCGGCGGCCGTGTGAGTGCGGCGAGCAAGGACCTCCCGATGGAGGCCCTCGTCGAGGCGCGCTCCGATCCCCAGACTTTGAAGGGGTTGACCCCGGAGAAGAAGAAGATCCTGCAGCTCGCTGCGGGTGAATATCAATCCATCGCCGAGCTCTCGGCCCACACCCGGCTTCCGCTGGGAGTGGTCCGCGTGCTGGTGACGGACCTTGCTGAAGAAAACCTACTGACGATCTACACCGGCGGAACGGCCGACGACACGTCCACCCACGACGAGTCCGGCGGCCTATCCCTGAGTCTTCTGGAGAGTGTCCTTGATGGCATCGCAGCCCTCTGA